In Streptomyces sp. SID8374, one genomic interval encodes:
- the nth gene encoding endonuclease III: MPKAESHLALVRRARRINRELAEVYPYAHPELDFRNPFELLVATVLSAQTTDLRVNQTTPALFAAYPTPEDMAAAVPEEMEELIRPTGFFRAKTKSLLGLSAALRDDFGGEVPGRLEDLVKLPGVGRKTANVVLGNAFGVPGITVDTHFGRLVRRWKWTDEEDPVKVEAVIADIFPKSEWTMLSHRVIFHGRRICHSRKPACGACPIAPLCPSYGEGETDPEKARKLLKYEMGGYPGQRLSPPADFPGKPAPALGAA; this comes from the coding sequence ATCCCCAAGGCCGAGTCGCACCTCGCGCTGGTCCGCCGCGCCCGCCGGATCAACCGGGAGCTCGCCGAGGTCTATCCGTACGCCCATCCCGAGCTGGACTTCCGCAACCCCTTCGAGCTGCTCGTCGCCACGGTCCTCTCCGCCCAGACCACCGACCTGAGGGTCAACCAGACCACCCCCGCGCTCTTCGCCGCCTACCCGACGCCCGAGGACATGGCGGCGGCCGTTCCGGAGGAGATGGAGGAGCTGATCCGGCCGACCGGCTTCTTCCGGGCCAAGACCAAGTCGCTCCTGGGCCTCTCCGCCGCCCTGCGGGACGACTTCGGCGGCGAGGTCCCGGGCCGTCTGGAGGACCTGGTCAAGCTGCCCGGCGTCGGCCGCAAGACCGCCAACGTCGTGCTGGGCAACGCCTTCGGGGTCCCCGGCATCACCGTGGACACGCACTTCGGCCGCTTGGTCCGGCGCTGGAAGTGGACGGACGAGGAGGACCCGGTGAAGGTCGAGGCGGTGATCGCCGACATCTTCCCGAAGAGCGAGTGGACGATGCTGTCGCACCGGGTGATCTTCCACGGCCGCCGCATCTGCCACTCCCGGAAACCGGCCTGCGGCGCCTGCCCCATCGCCCCGCTCTGTCCTTCGTACGGTGAAGGGGAGACCGACCCGGAGAAGGCCAGGAAGCTGCTGAAGTACGAGATGGGCGGCTACCCGGGCCAGCGGCTCAGCCCGCCCGCCGACTTCCCGGGCAAGCCCGCTCCCGCACTGGGAGCCGCATGA